In the Trinickia acidisoli genome, CGCTACACCCCAACCCCTGCCCCCCATGACCATCGAATTGACCAAAGAAGTTCGAGCAGATGCGATCGCATCTCTCCAAAAATACTTCGACAAGAATTTCGAGGAGCCGATCGGCAACATCGCCGCTGGCGCGCTCCTCGGTTTTTTTCTCGAGGAGATCGGCCCCACGATCTATAACAAGGCGGTAGCCGACGCGCAAGAACGACTCCAGCAGCGCGTCTCCGAACTCGATTTCGAGGTACACGAAGACGAGTTCCAGTACTGGAAAAAGTACGAAGGAAAACCCAAACCGCGCAAGTAACTAGACCGTGCGCGGTTTCAGAAACGTATCCCTTCAAAAAACGCAGCAACGAAGGCTTCAGCGCGGCCCCGCCACATCGGCGCTAGTCCGTAGGCCGCCATCCCGAGCTCGCCGACCAAACGAATACGACAGAATCGCCGAAACGAGCAGCGTGGCACTGACGAAATACAGCCCCAACGAATAATCCCCGCTGATATCGCGCAGCCTGCCGATCACCATCGGCCCAATGGTGCCGCCGATCAAGCTACCCATTGCGTTGATCAATGCGATTCCCGCTGCCGCCGCGGAGCCGGACAGGAACTGAGTGGGCATGCTCCACAGCGGCGGCTTGGCCGCGTTGATGCCGAAGCTCGCGATCGACAACCCGACGATCAACACGATTGCACTGTTCGTATGGCCCGACATCATCATCCCGACCCCTGCCGCAAGACAGGCGATCGCGACATGCAGACGGCGTTCATTCCTGCGATCCGAATTTCGCGCCCACAGCACCATCGTCACCACGGCGAACAGGTTCGGAATCGCATTCACGAGACCAAGCTGGAAGTAGCTGAAACCGAAGTGATGAATGATCATCGGCGCCCAGATCCCGATCGCGTACAGGCCGGTCGACGTTCCCGCATAGACGATCGCGAGCAGCAGCACGCGCGGGTCCTTGACCGCACCCCACACGCTCGACTTGCTCTGTGCCATCTTCGCGGTCCGTTCGCGCTGCATCTCTTCGCTCAGCCATTGCCGTTCGGCAGGCGCGAGCCAATGCGCGTCTTCGGGGCGGTCGGTCAGATAGAAGAACGAAACGATTCCGAGC is a window encoding:
- a CDS encoding DUF2164 domain-containing protein, with the translated sequence MTIELTKEVRADAIASLQKYFDKNFEEPIGNIAAGALLGFFLEEIGPTIYNKAVADAQERLQQRVSELDFEVHEDEFQYWKKYEGKPKPRK
- a CDS encoding MFS transporter, with amino-acid sequence MSIAAVQPQDDVALETGVVRKISRRITPFIIALYFMSFLNRVNVGFAGLTMNHDLELTKAMFGIGAGIFFIGYIAAGMPSNLVLQRVGARRWIALLMIAWGLLSAANAFVIGPYSFYALRFTLGLAEAGFFPGVILYLSYWFPARHRAFVTAMFMAAAPLSNMIGSPISGALMNLNGVAHLHGWQWLFLVEGAPTVLLGIVSFFYLTDRPEDAHWLAPAERQWLSEEMQRERTAKMAQSKSSVWGAVKDPRVLLLAIVYAGTSTGLYAIGIWAPMIIHHFGFSYFQLGLVNAIPNLFAVVTMVLWARNSDRRNERRLHVAIACLAAGVGMMMSGHTNSAIVLIVGLSIASFGINAAKPPLWSMPTQFLSGSAAAAGIALINAMGSLIGGTIGPMVIGRLRDISGDYSLGLYFVSATLLVSAILSYSFGRRARDGGLRTSADVAGPR